A genomic window from Elaeis guineensis isolate ETL-2024a chromosome 3, EG11, whole genome shotgun sequence includes:
- the LOC105040178 gene encoding ABC transporter C family member 3 codes for MIVREERIERLRSWTLFDGMSASFSRSPLFRMPWDAGFLLRPIFIHGWFSVSCHLGLLLVLAWVWLCRRRKSGASSKERVENNRFSYSKLVLWTSLCLGLLDLFLCLFNYFWNQDGFWSGDRLAVQLDLSTRVVAWFAISAYLHFEFFPSREKKFPSFLRIWWVLFFLISCSSLVVDFLYFKNHGILQPHLWGLDFGSLFCGLFLGCAGLVGKRTLEESPLLQEPLLSAASVNESPNTSCTGDVSLFANAGLLSILTFSWMGPLLSVGHKKTLDLKDVPQLADTDSVSGVFPIFKSKLESYTGGDGNSSSKEGSGSGSGGITAARLAAAIVFSVWGQVLLTALYALVYTVASYVGPYLIDFFVQYLNGSREFAHEGYLLVLVFIVAKLLECLSQRHWFFRLQQAGIRVRASLIAMIYQKGLTLSSHSRQSRSSGEIINLMSVDADRVGLYSWYMHDLWMVVLQVTLALLILYSCLGLASLAALAATFVVMLGNVPLGKVQEKYQEKMMESKDIRMKATSEILRNIRILKLQGWEMKFLSKIIELRKTETNWLKKYVYAFAITTFVFWGSPTFVAVVTFGACMFMGIPLESGKILSALATFRVLQEPIYSLPDTISMTIQTKVSLDRISSFLCLEDLQPDIVQRLPRGSSEIAIEVSNGSFSWDLSSEIPTLKDLNFQVLQGMRVAVCGTVGSGKSSLLSCILGEVPKISGTVKLCGTTAYVSQSPWIQSGKIQENILFGKEMDVEKYDKVLEACSLKKDLEILPFGDQTVIGERGINLSGGQKQRVQLARALYQDADIYLLDDPFSAVDAHTGSHLFKECLLGALASKTVVYVTHQVEFLPSADLILVMKDGEIAQGGKYNDILNSGTEFMELVGAHKDALAALESMDLASNSSSGTIEGRSHDTESSTQGAHKVEQKDAQNGKPDEVGSKKGQLVQEEEREKGRVGFWVYWRYITMAYKGALVPLILLAQILFQILQIGSNYWMAWAAPASKDEEPHVNSAMLIYVYIALALGSAFCILIRSLFLVTAGYKTATLLFDKMHMCIFRAPMSFFDSTPTGRILNRASTDQNEVDTSIPFQTGSFAFTIIQLLGIIAVMSQVAWQVFIVFIPVIAACIWYQQYYIDTARELARLVGVCKAPIIQHFAESMSGSMTIRSFGHESRFVGANFHLNDDYSRPKFHNAGAMDWLCFRLDMLSSLTFAFSLVFLISMPKGVIDPGIAGLAVTYGLNLNMLQAWVIWNLCNLENKIISVERILQYTSIPSEPPLTIEAKRLNCEWPSKGEVDLCDLQVRYAPHMPFVLRGLTCTFPGGMKTGIVGRTGSGKSTLIQTLFRIIDPTVGQIFIDGIDISTIGLHDLRSRLSIIPQDPTMFEGTVRSNLDPLEEYTDEQIWEALDCCQLGEEVRKKELKLSSTVTENGENWSVGQRQLVCLGRVILKKSKVLVLDEATASVDTATDSLIQKTLRQQFLESTVITIAHRITSVLDSDFVLLLDNGVIVEHDTPTRLLENKSSLFANLVSEYTMRSGSSFDGLNNQ; via the exons ATGATCGTCAGAGAAGAAAGGATCGAAAGGCTGCGGTCTTGGACTCTCTTTGATGGTATGTCAGCTTCTTTCTCGCGCTCTCCTTTGTTTCGAATGCCTTGGGATGCTGGATTCCTCCTCAGGCCCATCTTTATTCATGGGTGGTTCTCTGTTTCTTGCCACCTCGGCCTCCTGCTAGTCCTGGCCTGGGTCTGGCTCTGTCGGAGGCGCAAGAGTGGAGCCTCTAGTAAGGAGAGAGTAGAGAACAATCGGTTTTCGTATTCAAAATTAGTCCTTTGGACCTCCCTGTGTCTGGGCCTGCTTGATCTCTTCCTCTGTCTTTTTAACTACTTCTGGAATCAGGATGGATTCTGGTCTGGCGACCGGCTTGCCGTGCAGTTGGACTTGTCTACCAGAGTCGTTGCATGGTTCGCCATCTCCGCTTACCTGCACTTCGAGTTCTTCCCTTCAAGGGAGAAGAAATTTCCCTCCTTTCTTAGGATTTGGTGGGTTCTGTTCTTCTTGATATCATGCTCTAGTCTTGTCGTAGACTTTCTATATTTCAAAAATCATGGAATTCTTCAGCCCCATCTGTGGGGGCTGGATTTTGGATCACTATTTTGCGGTCTGTTTCTTGGCTGTGCTGGGCTCGTCGGGAAGAGGACTCTCGAAGAGAGTCCTCTTCTTCAGGAGCCTCTATTGAGTGCTGCTAGTGTCAATGAGTCACCCAATACCAGTTGCACCGGCGATGTCTCCCTTTTTGCAAATGCCGGTCTTCTCAGCATCCTTACCTTCTCTTGGATGGGTCCTTTGCTCTCCGTTGGTCATAAGAAGACGTTGGACCTCAAAGATGTTCCACAGTTAGCTGATACTGATAGTGTCAGTGGCGTCTTCCCCATTTTCAAAAGTAAGCTCGAGTCATACACTGGTGGTGATGGCAATAGCAGCAGCAAGGAAGGGAGTGGAAGTGGTAGCGGTGGAATTACCGCAGCTAGATTAGCAGCGGCAATAGTATTCTCTGTCTGGGGGCAAGTCCTGTTGACGGCGTTGTATGCGCTCGTGTACACGGTTGCCTCGTACGTGGGTCCCTACCTCATCGATTTCTTTGTTCAGTACCTCAATGGGAGTCGGGAGTTCGCACATGAAGGATATCTTTTGGTGTTGGTATTCATCGTGGCAAAGCTTCTCGAGTGCCTCTCACAGAGGCATTGGTTTTTCAGATTGCAACAGGCCGGGATCAGGGTCCGGGCTTCACTTATTGCTATGATCTACCAAAAGGGTCTCACTCTGTCGAGTCACTCGAGACAGAGCAGAAGTAGTGGCGAGATCATCAACTTAATGAGTGTCGATGCCGACAGAGTGGGGCTCTACAGCTGGTACATGCATGATCTGTGGATGGTCGTTTTGCAAGTCACGCTGGCCTTGTTGATCTTGTATTCTTGTCTGGGGCTTGCTTCACTTGCCGCTTTAGCAGCCACCTTTGTTGTAATGTTAGGCAATGTTCCACTGGGGAAGGTGCAAGAGAAGTACCAGGAGAAGATGATGGAGTCGAAAGACATCAGGATGAAAGCTACTTCGGAGATCTTGAGAAATATTAGAATTCTCAAGCTTCAAGGCTGGGAGATGAAGTTCTTATCCAAAATAATCGAGTTAAGGAAAACCGAGACGAATTGGTTGAAGAAATATGTTTATGCATTTGCCATAACAACATTTGTCTTCTGGGGTTCGCCTACTTTTGTCGCGGTGGTCACCTTTGGAGCTTGCATGTTTATGGGGATACCATTAGAATCAGGAAAAATTCTGTCCGCGCTTGCAACATTTAGAGTGTTGCAAGAGCCGATCTATAGTCTACCAGACACGATCTCAATGACCATTCAGACCAAAGTCTCCCTTGATAGAATTTCTTCATTTCTCTGCCTTGAGGACTTGCAGCCTGATATAGTACAGAGACTTCCAAGAGGCAGCTCTGAGATTGCGATTGAAGTAAGCAATGGAAGTTTCTCGTGGGATCTCTCTTCTGAAATTCCCACTTTgaaagatttgaattttcaagtctTGCAAGGGATGAGGGTCGCTGTTTGTGGAACTGTTGGTTCTGGTAAATCGAGCTTGCTGTCCTGCATATTAGGTGAGGTTCCAAAGATATCTGGAACTGTTAAATTGTGTGGGACGACGGCATATGTCTCCCAATCACCTTGGATACAGAGCGGTAAGATTCAAGAAAACATACTGTTTGGCAAGGAAATGGATGTTGAGAAGTACGACAAAGTCCTCGAAGCATGCTCCTTGAAGAAGGACTTGGAGATTCTTCCCTTTGGAGACCAGACTGTCATTGGAGAGAGAGGCATCAATTTGAGTGGCGGGCAGAAGCAAAGGGTGCAACTTGCTCGTGCTTTATACCAAGATGCTGACATTTATTTGTTGGATGATCCATTCAGCGCTGTTGATGCCCACACAGGATCACATCTCTTTAAG GAGTGTTTGCTAGGGGCTTTAGCTTCCAAAACAGTTGTCTATGTCACACATCAGGTGGAATTTCTACCTTCTGCTGATCTTATCCTG gTTATGAAAGATGGAGAAATTGCACAAGGGGGAAAATATAATGACATACTAAACTCAGGAACCGAGTTTATGGAATTGGTTGGTGCTCATAAGGATGCTTTAGCAGCACTTGAGTCAATGGACCTTGCTAGTAATAGTTCGAGTGGCACCATAGAAGGTCGTTCTCATGACACTGAAAGCAGCACACAGGGTGCTCATAAAGTAGAGCAGAAAGATGCACAGAATGGTAAACCAGATGAAGTTGGTAGTAAGAAGGGACAACttgttcaagaagaagagagggagaaaggcAGAGTTGGGTTTTGGGTCTACTGGAGGTACATCACGATGGCATACAAAGGAGCTCTTGTGCCACTGATATTGCTGGCACAAATTCTTTTTCAAATCCTTCAGATTGGTAGCAATTACTGGATGGCTTGGGCGGCTCCTGCGTCAAAAGATGAAGAACCTCATGTGAATAGCGCAATGCTTATCTACGTCTACATTGCATTGGCTCTTGGGAGTGCGTTCTGTATCCTTATTAGATCTCTATTTCTCGTAACAGCTGGGTATAAGACAGCAACACTGCTGTTCGACAAGATGCATATGTGCATATTCCGTGCTCCGATGTCATTCTTTGATTCAACTCCAACCGGGCGCATTTTAAACAGA GCATCGACTGATCAAAATGAAGTAGATACAAGTATTCCTTTCCAAACTGGTTCCTTTGCATTCACAATTATCCAGCTCTTGGGGATCATTGCAGTCATGTCACAGGTTGCATGGCAAGTTTTTATAGTCTTTATTCCAGTGATTGCAGCTTGCATTTGGTATCAG CAATATTACATTGATACTGCACGGGAACTAGCAAGATTGGTTGGGGTGTGCAAAGCTCCCATCATACAACATTTTGCTGAATCCATGTCAGGATCAATGACAATTAGAAGTTTTGGCCATGAATCAAGATTTGTAGGTGCTAACTTTCATCTGAATGATGATTACTCTCGACCCAAGTTTCATAATGCTGGTGCAATGGACTGGCTCTGCTTTCGTTTGGATATGTTATCATCACttacttttgccttctcattagtATTTTTGATTTCCATGCCAAAAGGTGTAATCGATCCAG GCATTGCTGGCCTTGCAGTGACATATGGGCTTAATCTGAATATGCTACAAGCCTGGGTCATATGGAATCTCTGCAATCTCGAGAACAAAATCATATCTGTAGAGAGGATTCTGCAATATACGAGCATTCCTAGTGAACCACCTCTTACTATTGAAGCAAAAAGACTAAATTGTGAGTGGCCATCGAAGGGAGAAGTAGACCTATGTGACCTGCAG GTTCGCTATGCCCCACACATGCCTTTTGTGTTAAGGGGTCTCACATGCACATTCCCTGGTGGAATGAAGACTGGTATTGTCGGAAGAACTGGCAGTGGAAAATCTACCCTAATACAGACGCTCTTCCGCATCATTGATCCTACTGTTGGTCAGATATTTATAGATGGCATTGACATTTCAACAATCGGACTGCATGACTTAAGATCCAGATTAAGCATTATCCCTCAAGACCCAACTATGTTTGAAGGAACCGTGCGTAGCAACCTTGACCCTCTTGAAGAGTACACAGATGAACAAATATGGGAG GCCTTGGACTGCTGTCAGCTTGGAGAAGAAGTTAGGAAGAAAGAATTAAAGCTCAGTTCCACAG TCACTGAAAATGGTGAGAACTGGAGTGTTGGTCAGCGTCAGCTTGTCTGTTTA